The proteins below come from a single Drosophila teissieri strain GT53w chromosome 3L, Prin_Dtei_1.1, whole genome shotgun sequence genomic window:
- the LOC122616328 gene encoding protein Exd1 homolog: MSYSDGNDSDGNDSFSSALDSLPLNICFPLRKEEINSLEKRMDRIVFIQQADTTYHRALKEIKDQESISLLVEPSFYGRHQTTSVLVVATFNETYIFDILALASIFPELAKILEADQPRKVVHYSHRIADHLLHRQRISLGGIFDTFVALCLERHERLPFSLSEAISFVFNLSMDEILCEEVTGASESRRNFTARPLTHSQMRYMAKMVQLQHLMHHRLNYSDIFCAEVHRISLAFSHSYYGLLSCDVAINMAPASRFGFQLIDSSFYKSADEEIEERTISTE, translated from the coding sequence ATGAGCTACAGCGATGGAAACGACAGCGATGGAAACGACAGCTTTAGCTCTGCGCTGGACAGCCTCCCGCTAAACATTTGTTTCCCTCTCagaaaagaagaaattaaTAGCCTTGAGAAGCGAATGGATCGAATTGTTTTTATACAGCAGGCGGATACTACATACCACAGAGCACTTAAGGAGATAAAGGATCAGGAGAGCATATCGCTGCTGGTGGAGCCCAGTTTCTACGGACGACATCAGACCACGTCTGTTTTGGTGGTGGCCACGTTTAATGAAACGTACATTTTCGACATCCTAGCCCTTGCCTCGATATTCCCAGAACTGGCCAAGATTTTGGAGGCGGATCAGCCGCGCAAGGTGGTCCACTATAGCCACCGAATCGCCGATCATCTGCTGCATAGGCAACGCATCTCGTTGGGCGGAATCTTTGATACCTTTGTGGCTCTGTGCCTGGAGCGCCACGAAAGATTGCCTTTCTCCTTGTCGGAGGCCATATCTTTCGTGTTCAACCTATCCATGGATGAAATCCTCTGCGAGGAGGTGACTGGAGCCAGTGAATCGCGGCGGAACTTTACTGCTCGTCCACTGACCCACAGTCAAATGAGATACATGGCCAAGATGGTCCAGCTTCAGCACCTAATGCACCATCGCTTGAATTATAGTGACATCTTTTGCGCCGAGGTCCATCGCATATCCCTAGCGTTCAGCCACAGCTACTACGGCTTGCTGTCCTGCGATGTCGCCATTAACATGGCACCCGCCAGTCGCTTCGGTTTCCAACTCATAGATTCCTCCTTCTACAAAAGTGCCGACGAGGAGATAGAGGAGCGCACTATAAGCACGGAATAG
- the LOC122616327 gene encoding zinc finger protein 888-like: MGRKCRKTKQTKPLFQNTVKREPDTGDSNELKIKNAEHINDRFPISVKAEDTTDLSYPQTGLYEVVMLEANNQAKDQFALEDQDEKEHNTEIQEEISYQLAGPPKLCSICWKAFPSEGFSKHTCMGINAAQEKDEISYHLAGPPKMCSKCLEAFPIEEFSSHTCRDIQADRFSCKICPRKFRYKSLLVVHLKSHLRLQKGESIPELESAKPTTSKSEHNFEFSYSPTPRWKISRRRAGMLKRNEMRVHQQRLCLYCPIAFSNESHLEKHLKDHHAERFYSSELITPDFETDGSERICVKLEDEETI, translated from the exons ATGGGAAGAAAATGCAGAAagacaaagcaaacaaagccgCTTTTTCAAAATACTGTCAAACGTGAGCCAGACACTGGAGATTCAAACGAACTAAAGATAAAGAACGCAGAACATATAAATGATCGATTCCCGATTTCCGTAAAAGCGGAAGATACCACAGATTTATCTTATCCCCAGACTGGTTTATATGAGG TGGTTATGCTAGAGGCAAATAACCAAGCTAAGGATCAGTTCGCCCTGGAGGATCAGGATGAGAAAGAGCACAATACAGAAATCCAGGAGGAGATAAGCTATCAATTGGCTGgtccgccaaaactgtgctcAATATGCTGGAAAGCCTTTCCTAGCGAAGGGTTCTCCAAACATACCTGCATGGGCATCAACGCTGCCCAAGAGAAGGATGAGATCAGCTACCACTTGGCAGGCCCACCAAAAATGTGTTCTAAGTGCTTGGAGGCCTTTCCCATCGAAGAGTTTTCATCTCACACTTGCAGGGACATCCAAGCCGATCGATTCTCTTGCAAAATTTGTCCTCGAAAGTTCCGTTACAAGTCGTTGCTTGTCGTACACTTAAA AAGCCACCTCAGACTGCAAAAGGGCGAAAGCATACCAGAACTGGAGTCAGCGAAACCCACCACCTCCAAGAGCGAGCATAACTTCGAGTTTAGCTACTCACCCACTCCACGGTGGAAGATATCTCGACGAAGAGCTGGAATGCTGAAGCGCAACGAAATGCGTGTGCATCAACAGCGCCTGTGCCTGTATTGCCCCATAGCTTTTTCAAACGAATCCCATCTGGAGAAGCACCTAAAGGATCACCATGCCGAGCGCTTTTATTCAAGCGAATTAATAACCCCAGATTTTGAAACTGATGGCTCAGAACGGATCTGTGTCAAGTTAGAGGACGAAGAAACTATATAA
- the LOC122616325 gene encoding uncharacterized protein LOC122616325, whose protein sequence is MMTEKIRKSSLCGYTVILLLAAIQFQASVVCSTTTKPPSTVATSTKSSRNVNPLTESKLEKNCKALCEHCGCLGFYCGEECLCECNDDHSDTECIRTMQMNAKTLNMPFEILIQGPSSNRFVRNAQQFEQKRDLVARSASASDQPPRNRRSNITIYKPSAKSVIQRTANALETPSKATEQIRHKRSVEHLEWFNDFAGSLVRPSPLGTRAQKQQRAAAKPSAFKRQTELDEPARREPWFLEQAAARLTRPAPLKKEQLSRKNKKSPLFRKSPKSKASKEQSRKEPEREIRPLRDALQVVERIPRVLQDTVSHLSSDPRTGDVFSLNMRNEEVPAEKRGKDRQAEERAPRRPTPAFRGFRRNEIIPEAVTLAAPMDLAPRAPLPVQRPGGLLLPWLRQRRLMRLQQAQGNL, encoded by the coding sequence ATGATGACGGAAAAGATACGGAAGAGCAGCCTCTGTGGCTATACGGTGATACTTCTACTGGCGGCTATTCAGTTCCAAGCAAGTGTAGTGTGCAGCACGACGACCAAACCGCCGTCAACAGTGGCCACCTCCACAAAATCTAGTCGCAATGTGAATCCCCTCACGGAGTCCAAACTCGAGAAGAATTGCAAGGCGCTGTGTGAGCATTGCGGCTGTTTGGGTTTCTACTGCGGCGAGGAGTGCCTATGCGAGTGTAATGACGACCACTCCGATACCGAGTGCATCCGCACCATGCAGATGAATGCGAAGACGTTGAATATGCCATTCGAAATACTCATCCAGGGACCGAGCAGCAATCGCTTTGTGCGCAACGCCCAGCAGTTCGAGCAGAAGCGGGATCTGGTGGCCAGGAGCGCCTCCGCTTCGGATCAGCCGCCTCGGAATCGTCGCTCAAACATAACCATCTATAAGCCCTCCGCCAAGTCGGTCATTCAACGTACTGCTAATGCGTTGGAAACGCCATCCAAGGCTACGGAACAGATTAGGCACAAGAGGTCCGTCGAGCACCTGGAGTGGTTCAATGATTTTGCAGGTTCCTTGGTACGTCCCTCGCCCTTGGGCACTAGAGCCCAAAAGCAGCAGCGTGCAGCGGCCAAGCCATCGGCATTCAAGCGTCAGACTGAGTTGGATGAGCCGGCTCGTCGGGAACCATGGTTCCTGGAGCAGGCTGCGGCGCGACTCACTCGCCCCGCTCCCCTTAAGAAGGAGCAGCTTTCCCGGAAGAACAAGAAGAGTCCCTTGTTCCGAAAGAGCCCGAAGAGCAAGGCGTCCAAGGAGCAGTCGCGCAAAGAACCGGAGCGAGAGATTCGGCCACTTCGCGATGCCCTGCAGGTGGTGGAGCGCATACCCAGGGTGCTCCAGGATACTGTCAGTCATCTGTCCTCCGATCCACGCACAGGAGATGTCTTCAGCCTGAATATGCGAAACGAGGAAGTGCCGGCTGAGAAACGAGGAAAGGATCGCCAGGCTGAGGAGCGTGCGCCTCGCAGACCCACTCCTGCCTTCCGTGGTTTCCGACGTAATGAGATCATCCCCGAAGCCGTGACCCTTGCTGCCCCAATGGACCTTGCCCCACGCGCTCCACTTCCCGTCCAGCGTCCAGGTGGTCTTCTGCTGCCCTGGCTGAGGCAGCGGCGACTGATGCGCTTGCAGCAGGCACAGGGGAATCTGTAG
- the LOC122616329 gene encoding signal recognition particle 19 kDa protein: protein MAAAAPVINNWNPSMKHSDMERWICIYPAYINSKRTRQEGRRLPKENCVDNPTYIEIRDVLSVSNLPFLMENKKYSRENSSELEFRGRVRVQLRNVDGTLYNGDFPTRESIMQHIASKIPQLKTRQNKSGESYHQQSQQQSNASGSGGGGGGGKKGKGKRR from the exons ATGGCGGCAGCAGCTCCCGTGATAAACAACTGGAATCCGAGCATGAAGCACAGCGATATGGAGCG ATGGATTTGCATATATCCCGCATACATCAACAGCAAAAGGACACGCCAGGAGGGCCGTCGGCTGCCCAAGGAGAACTGTGTAGACAATCCCACCTACATTGAGATCCGGGACGTGCTGTCCGTGTCCAACTTGCCGTTCCTCATGGAGAACAAGAAGTACTCTCGCGAGAACAGCAGCGAGCTCGAGTTCCGTGGTCGTGTGCGCGTCCAGCTGCGTAATGTTGATGGCACTTTGTACAACGGTGATTTCCCGACGCGCGAGTCCATCATGCAGCATATCGCCAGCAAGATACCGCAGCTGAAGACGCGACAGAACAAATCCGGCGAGTCGTACCatcagcagtcgcagcaacaGTCGAATGCATCCGGATCcggaggtggtggtggcggtggcaagaAGGGAAAGGGCAAGCGCCGCTAA
- the LOC122616326 gene encoding geranylgeranyl pyrophosphate synthase isoform X1, whose protein sequence is MEELNSILQKTKDKSTQKEQDEILLQPFTYIQQIPGKQFRSELALAFNHWLLIPGEKLAQIGDIVQMLHNSSLLIDDIEDNSILRRGVPVAHSIYGVASTINAANYALFLALEKVQQLDHPEATKVYTEQLLELHRGQGMEIYWRDSFTCPSESDYKLMTVRKTGGLFMLAIRLMQLFSTNKEDYSKLTAILGLYFQIRDDYCNLSLKEYTENKSFAEDLTEGKFGFPVIHAVRTQKQDKQVLHILRQRTHDIEVKKYCITLLEKLGSFQYTRKVLETLDAEARAEVARLGSNPYMDRLLNKLLSWKTSDSASITQSNQINHNNVSRSSPNQNTLNCN, encoded by the exons atggaagAACTGAACAGCATATTACAGAAGACCAAAGATAAATCAACGCAAAAGGAGCAGGATGAG ATTCTGCTGCAGCCCttcacatacatacaacaGATTCCTGGCAAACAATTCCGCTCCGAGTTGGCCTTGGCCTTCAATCACTGGTTGCTCATACCGGGCGAAAAGTTGGCGCAGATCGGAGACATTGTGCAGATGCTGCACAATTCCAGTTTACT CATTGATGATATTGAAGACAATTCGATCCTTCGCAGAGGTGTGCCCGTGGCGCATTCCATTTACGGCGTGGCCAGCACCATAAATGCGGCCAACTACGCACTGTTCCTGGCGCTGGAGAAGGTGCAGCAGCTGGATCACCCGGAG GCCACCAAGGTGTACACCGAACAGTTGCTGGAGCTGCACCGCGGACAGGGCATGGAGATCTATTGGCGCGACAGCTTCACGTGTCCCTCGGAGTCGGATTACAAGCTGATGACTGTGCGCAAGACTGGCGGCCTCTTCATGCTGGCCATTCGCCTGATGCAGCTGTTCAGCACCAACAAGGAGGACTATTCAAAGTTGACGGCTATATTGGGCCTGTACTTTCAGATACGCGACGATTACTGCAATCTGAGTCTGAAAGAG TACACGGAGAACAAGAGCTTCGCCGAGGACTTAACGGAGGGCAAGTTCGGCTTCCCAGTAATCCATGCGGTTCGCACCCAGAAGCAGGATAAACAGGTTTTAC ACATATTACGCCAGCGCACGCACGACATTGAGGTCAAGAAGTACTGCATCACCTTGCTGGAAAAGCTGGGCAGCTTTCAGTATACACGCAAGGTTCTGGAGACGCTCGACGCGGAGGCGCGTGCGGAG GTGGCTCGTCTGGGTAGCAATCCGTACATGGACCGCCTCCTCAACAAGCTGCTGTCGTGGAAGACGAGCGATAGCGCCAGCATCACGCAGTCGAACCAGATCAATCACAACAACGTCTCACGCAGCAGCCCCAACCAGAACACGCTCAATTGCAATTAG
- the LOC122616326 gene encoding geranylgeranyl pyrophosphate synthase isoform X2, with protein sequence MEELNSILQKTKDKSTQKEQDEILLQPFTYIQQIPGKQFRSELALAFNHWLLIPGEKLAQIGDIVQMLHNSSLLGVPVAHSIYGVASTINAANYALFLALEKVQQLDHPEATKVYTEQLLELHRGQGMEIYWRDSFTCPSESDYKLMTVRKTGGLFMLAIRLMQLFSTNKEDYSKLTAILGLYFQIRDDYCNLSLKEYTENKSFAEDLTEGKFGFPVIHAVRTQKQDKQVLHILRQRTHDIEVKKYCITLLEKLGSFQYTRKVLETLDAEARAEVARLGSNPYMDRLLNKLLSWKTSDSASITQSNQINHNNVSRSSPNQNTLNCN encoded by the exons atggaagAACTGAACAGCATATTACAGAAGACCAAAGATAAATCAACGCAAAAGGAGCAGGATGAG ATTCTGCTGCAGCCCttcacatacatacaacaGATTCCTGGCAAACAATTCCGCTCCGAGTTGGCCTTGGCCTTCAATCACTGGTTGCTCATACCGGGCGAAAAGTTGGCGCAGATCGGAGACATTGTGCAGATGCTGCACAATTCCAGTTTACT AGGTGTGCCCGTGGCGCATTCCATTTACGGCGTGGCCAGCACCATAAATGCGGCCAACTACGCACTGTTCCTGGCGCTGGAGAAGGTGCAGCAGCTGGATCACCCGGAG GCCACCAAGGTGTACACCGAACAGTTGCTGGAGCTGCACCGCGGACAGGGCATGGAGATCTATTGGCGCGACAGCTTCACGTGTCCCTCGGAGTCGGATTACAAGCTGATGACTGTGCGCAAGACTGGCGGCCTCTTCATGCTGGCCATTCGCCTGATGCAGCTGTTCAGCACCAACAAGGAGGACTATTCAAAGTTGACGGCTATATTGGGCCTGTACTTTCAGATACGCGACGATTACTGCAATCTGAGTCTGAAAGAG TACACGGAGAACAAGAGCTTCGCCGAGGACTTAACGGAGGGCAAGTTCGGCTTCCCAGTAATCCATGCGGTTCGCACCCAGAAGCAGGATAAACAGGTTTTAC ACATATTACGCCAGCGCACGCACGACATTGAGGTCAAGAAGTACTGCATCACCTTGCTGGAAAAGCTGGGCAGCTTTCAGTATACACGCAAGGTTCTGGAGACGCTCGACGCGGAGGCGCGTGCGGAG GTGGCTCGTCTGGGTAGCAATCCGTACATGGACCGCCTCCTCAACAAGCTGCTGTCGTGGAAGACGAGCGATAGCGCCAGCATCACGCAGTCGAACCAGATCAATCACAACAACGTCTCACGCAGCAGCCCCAACCAGAACACGCTCAATTGCAATTAG